Proteins found in one Paenibacillus dendritiformis genomic segment:
- a CDS encoding SGNH/GDSL hydrolase family protein: MIYTALGDSITFGENASSAARAYPRLAGSISCPYRVFVLARPGWSAYDLLDAAIWQGSSLIRRSAVVSVWIGGVDLANAALSAFRSRQPLAAKVILSRYKRTLHAILAHIKNNSHARIICCTQYNPFPNSPLAIMSIDRLNHATKEAAQSYGASVAPVHTWFEGKQADLIYGYRKGKLEDALSGFLPIHPNDQGHRLIAKRLAPYLAACKPAS, from the coding sequence ATGATCTATACAGCTCTTGGTGATTCGATTACATTCGGGGAGAATGCCTCTTCTGCGGCAAGGGCATACCCCCGATTGGCCGGATCGATCTCATGCCCTTACCGGGTATTTGTGCTGGCGCGTCCCGGTTGGAGCGCCTATGATTTATTGGATGCCGCGATATGGCAAGGGTCTTCCCTGATTCGCCGTTCTGCTGTGGTCTCGGTATGGATTGGAGGAGTGGATCTGGCGAATGCGGCGCTGTCCGCGTTTCGAAGCCGGCAGCCTTTGGCTGCCAAAGTGATTTTAAGCCGTTACAAGCGAACCTTGCATGCCATCCTGGCTCACATCAAAAACAACAGCCATGCCCGAATCATTTGCTGCACGCAATATAATCCGTTTCCGAACAGCCCTCTTGCAATCATGTCGATAGACCGGTTAAATCACGCGACCAAAGAAGCCGCCCAAAGCTACGGCGCCAGCGTCGCACCTGTTCATACGTGGTTCGAAGGCAAACAAGCCGATCTTATCTATGGATATCGAAAAGGAAAGCTGGAAGACGCATTGAGCGGGTTCCTGCCCATCCATCCCAATGATCAGGGACACCGGCTTATTGCCAAACGATTGGCCCCCTATCTTGCCGCCTGCAAGCCAGCCTCCTGA
- a CDS encoding TetR/AcrR family transcriptional regulator, with protein MKSEEIKDAALKYFTMHGYEGASLSLIAEDVGMKKQSIYAHFKGKDDLFLQVLRDAKETELSSKLQYFSSIGSQHPEKALYGFLQLVIDLFQQDERLTFWLRMSFFPPAHLAKAIEQEVIDIEEKVQAMLERKFQAWIDEKAIVEEAAKTPTLAFLGVVDSIMLELVYGGNDEKRLKEKLEASWTVFWRGIAHP; from the coding sequence TTGAAAAGCGAAGAAATTAAGGATGCGGCTTTGAAATATTTCACCATGCATGGTTATGAGGGAGCATCCCTGTCTCTCATTGCGGAAGATGTCGGCATGAAAAAGCAATCGATCTACGCCCATTTTAAAGGAAAGGACGATCTTTTTCTCCAAGTGCTGCGTGATGCGAAGGAGACGGAGCTCTCTTCCAAGCTTCAATATTTTAGCAGCATAGGCTCCCAGCATCCCGAGAAAGCTTTATACGGATTTCTGCAATTGGTCATCGATCTTTTCCAACAAGACGAGCGGTTGACGTTTTGGCTCCGCATGTCCTTTTTTCCGCCCGCCCACCTTGCCAAAGCGATCGAACAGGAAGTCATTGATATCGAAGAAAAGGTGCAGGCGATGCTGGAACGCAAATTTCAGGCTTGGATCGATGAGAAAGCCATCGTCGAAGAGGCGGCGAAAACACCTACCCTCGCTTTCCTGGGCGTCGTCGATTCCATTATGCTGGAGCTTGTGTACGGCGGCAATGATGAGAAGCGGCTGAAGGAGAAATTGGAGGCCTCCTGGACCGTATTTTGGCGAGGGATTGCACATCCTTGA
- a CDS encoding RNA polymerase sigma factor — MDEAELRQIIADVVEGDTEKFETIVQFYQKPIFHYCYHMLGHYSEAEDSAQDAFLKAFRALAKYNPDLPFCAWLYKIAYHQCIDVIRKRKLVKYLPFFYRDDKENKPVELQIETHYFDEFVHRAMSKLSAEERNLLILRCVEDKSYEEISHILNHTSVNLRKKYERAAAKFRKYYAQAKGVGTYELEQGSGFEKTVL; from the coding sequence GTGGATGAAGCGGAGCTGCGTCAGATTATTGCTGATGTGGTGGAGGGGGATACTGAAAAATTCGAGACTATCGTGCAATTCTACCAAAAACCGATCTTTCACTACTGTTATCATATGTTAGGCCATTATTCGGAAGCCGAGGACAGCGCCCAAGACGCGTTTTTGAAAGCATTTCGGGCTTTGGCGAAATATAATCCCGATTTACCGTTCTGCGCGTGGTTGTATAAGATTGCCTATCATCAATGTATCGATGTGATCCGCAAGCGGAAGCTGGTGAAATATTTGCCCTTCTTTTACCGGGATGACAAGGAGAATAAACCCGTAGAGTTGCAGATCGAAACCCATTATTTTGATGAATTCGTGCATCGGGCCATGTCGAAATTATCGGCGGAAGAGCGGAACCTGCTGATTCTACGCTGCGTTGAGGATAAGAGCTACGAGGAAATTAGCCATATTCTTAACCATACGAGCGTCAATCTGCGCAAAAAATACGAGCGTGCAGCCGCAAAATTCCGCAAGTATTATGCCCAAGCGAAGGGAGTGGGAACGTATGAGTTGGAACAAGGATCAGGATTTGAGAAAACTGTTTTGTGA
- a CDS encoding MFS transporter, translating into MKKTIKEQKAVLLILLSNVFIAFLGIGLVIPVMPSFMNMMHLSGKTMGYLVAVFAVAQLLMSPLAGRWVDRYGRKKIIIIGLFLFSVSELVFGLAGNAAMLYISRLLGGVSAAFITPGVTAYVADITSIQERPKAMGYVSAAISTGFIIGPGIGGFIAEYGIRMPFFFAAGIAFFACILSVFILKEQLTKEQLAEISANAKQSSFLADMKKSLQPLYCIAFIIVFVLAFGLSAYETVFSLFSDHKFGFTPKDIAVIITVSSIFGVVVQIFMFGKMVEILGEKKLIQLCLITGAILAVVSTVISGFWIVLAVTCFIFLAFDLLRPALTTFLSKAAGKEQGFVAGMNSTYTSLGNIAGPAMAGMLFDVNIHYPFLFSAVIMVIGLGITVMWKEKQFAEHDAEEAE; encoded by the coding sequence ATGAAGAAAACAATCAAAGAACAAAAAGCGGTCTTGCTTATTCTGCTAAGCAATGTATTCATTGCCTTCCTGGGCATTGGTCTTGTCATCCCCGTCATGCCGTCTTTCATGAACATGATGCATTTGTCAGGCAAAACGATGGGCTACCTGGTCGCCGTATTCGCCGTGGCCCAACTGCTGATGTCGCCGCTCGCCGGACGCTGGGTTGACCGTTACGGCAGAAAAAAGATTATTATCATCGGCCTATTCCTGTTCAGCGTATCCGAGCTCGTCTTCGGGTTGGCCGGGAATGCAGCGATGCTTTATATCTCAAGGCTGCTGGGAGGAGTTAGCGCCGCCTTTATTACGCCGGGGGTTACGGCTTATGTCGCGGATATTACCTCCATTCAGGAACGGCCGAAAGCGATGGGCTATGTCTCGGCCGCCATTAGCACCGGCTTTATTATCGGCCCCGGCATCGGCGGCTTTATCGCGGAATACGGCATACGCATGCCCTTCTTCTTTGCGGCAGGAATCGCCTTTTTCGCTTGCATATTATCCGTGTTTATTTTAAAAGAACAGCTCACGAAGGAGCAGCTTGCGGAGATTTCCGCGAATGCAAAGCAAAGCAGCTTTCTCGCCGATATGAAAAAGTCGCTTCAACCGCTCTACTGTATCGCATTTATTATCGTCTTTGTGCTCGCTTTCGGATTATCGGCATACGAAACGGTCTTCAGCCTCTTTTCCGATCATAAATTCGGGTTCACGCCAAAGGATATTGCAGTCATTATTACGGTAAGCTCCATTTTCGGCGTCGTGGTGCAAATCTTTATGTTCGGAAAAATGGTAGAAATACTCGGGGAAAAGAAACTGATTCAATTGTGCTTGATTACCGGGGCCATCTTGGCCGTGGTGTCCACCGTCATCTCCGGCTTTTGGATCGTGCTGGCGGTAACGTGCTTCATCTTCCTTGCCTTTGATCTGCTGCGGCCGGCTTTGACGACATTTCTATCCAAAGCGGCCGGGAAAGAGCAGGGCTTCGTAGCCGGAATGAACTCCACCTATACGAGCCTGGGCAATATCGCCGGACCGGCGATGGCTGGAATGCTGTTCGACGTTAACATTCACTATCCTTTCCTGTTCTCTGCCGTCATTATGGTCATCGGCCTCGGCATTACCGTGATGTGGAAGGAGAAGCAATTTGCAGAACACGACGCCGAAGAAGCCGAATAG